TGACGTCGAGCTTTTCCACCGTATTACCGAAGATATAAAAGTTTTCGTCGCCGGCCTCTTCGCGCATCTCGATATTGGCGCCGTCAAGCGTGCCCACCGTCAGCGATCCATTCAACATGAACTTCATGTTCCCGGTTCCCGACGCCTCCGTTCCTGCCGTCGAGATCTGCTCCGACAGATCAGAGGCCGGGAAAATGCGCTCCGCCAGCGAAACGGAGTAGTTTGGTAGAAAGACGACCTTCATACGATCGCGCACATCGCGATCGTTGTTGATCTTTTCGCCGACGCTATGAATGAGCTTGATGATGAGCTTGGCGCGATGATACCCGGGAGCGGCCTTGCCCGCGAAAATAAACGTGCGCGGCGTATATTCGGCCTCACGATTATCTTTCAAGAATTGATAGTCGCCGATAATACGAAGCACGTTCAAAAGCTGACGCTTGTATTCGTGGATGCGCTTGATCTGAACGTCGAACATACTTTCCGGATCGACGACGACGCCGGTCGTATGGTGAATGATCTTCACAAGCTTCGATTTGTTATACTGGCGTATCTTCTGAAAATCTTCCTGAAATGCGGCGTCTTCGGCAACCTTTTCAAGATCTCGCAAACGGCTCTGATCGAGCAGCCAGCGCAATCCGATGGAATCATTGATCAACGCCGTGAGCTCGGGGTTCGCCGCGATCAACCACCGGCGAAAGGTGATTCCATTCGTCTTGTTGATCAGCTTCCCTGGATACAGACGGTTAAAGTCGGCAAAGATGGTGCGCTTGATGATATCGGTATGGATGGCCGAGACGCCGTTCACCTTCGTAGAACCGATGATGGCAAGATTGGCCATACGAGCGCGCTTATCTGCTCCTTCTTCAATCAGCGACAGCTTCGCAATTACGTCCTCGGGCTCGCCCTTCTGGCGCAACTCTTCAATAAAGTAATAGTTCAGCTGATAGATCAGATCAAGATGACGGGGCAGCAGGCTGGCCAGCAGGTCGACGGACCATCGCTCCAGGGCCTCGGGCATCACCGTATGGTTCGTGTAAGCGAAACATCGCTGCACGAGCCCCCAGGCATGATGGAATTCAAGATTATGCTCGTCGACGAGAATACGCAGAAGCTCGACGACAGCCAGAGCCGGATGCGTATCATTCAACTGAAAGAAGATACGGTCGGGCATCTCGTCGTGCGACTTCGGCCCCTGTTCAAAGAATTCGCGAAGGGCATCGCGAATCGTCGCCGAAACAAGAAAGTACTCCTGCTTGAGACGAAGTTCTCTGCCCTGCGTGACGTTCTCATTCGGATAAAGGACGTGCGTGATATTCTCTGAAAACACCTTATCTTCGACGGCTCTGATATAGTCGCCGTGGTTAAAGTATTTGAAGTCAAAATCTTCGGTGGCCTCTGCCTTCCAGAGACGCAGATTATTCACCGTTCGCGTGCGGTAGCCGGGCATCAGAATATCGTGCGCTCTTGCAAGAACCTGATCTCCGGGCAGCCATCGCTTGCGTATGTTGCCTTTATGATCGGTGTATTCTTCGACGTAGCCGCCGAAACCTACGGGATAGATGAGGTCGCTGCGACTGATCACCCAGGGATTCGCGATATCAAGCCAGTTATCGGGGGCCTCCACCTGATTGCCGTTTACGATGCGCTGGCGAAAGATACCGAAGTTATACAGAAGCCCACATCCGCTCGAGGGAAGGTCGAGCGAACTCATGCTATCAAGAAAGCAGGCGGCCAGCCTGCCGAGACCTCCGTTGCCGAGACCGGCGTCAGGCTCCTGCGCACAGATATGATCGAGATCATAGCCGAATTCTGCAAGCGCCTCGCTGGCAAGATCATAGGCGTTCAGGTTGACCAGATTCGATTTCAACATCTGCCCGATAAGGAATTCCATCGACAGATAGTAGATCTTTTTCGCCTTCTCTTTACGATAATGTTCCTGCGTTTCGTTCCAGCGATCGATCAGGTAGTCACGCAGAGTAAAGGCCAGGGCGAGATATATGTCGGTGTCGGTCGTGTTATGCGTATACTTGCCGACGCTGTATTCGAGATGATGCGCAAAATGGCGAATTAGAGAATCGCGATCTTCGTTGGATTGCCGGCTGATCAACTCATGTAACTTCGAATGATCGGGCGCTATTTTCAGATCGGAGGGAGAAAACCTGTAGGTCATAGCGCAAGTGTATCAGATCGGCCGGGCCTCAGTCAACAAGAATCTGCAACGGAACAGGGAATCGTCAGACCTCAAGCACGCGGCGCAGATGCCCGTCGGGCCAGGAAACGGCCGTCTCCACGACAAAGTCCGGCCTCTTTTCAGTGCGAGGCTCCTGACGGATCGGACACTGCTCGACCGAACAGTGTGAGCAGTACTGTCTCTTGCATGGATCTACATGCGAGTGAAACTCGCCGCGCATACCCGCTTCGGAAAGCACATTGTGCTCGAAGGCGTGTACGATCTCGTTTGCCCTGCCGATATCATAGACCTCGGGCAGCACGATATGGATATCGACGTGTGTGTAGTCGCCTAAATGCATCGTTCGCAAGGCATGCACGGCAAGCACATTAGAATCGCCTACAGAATTCATAGCCGAAACCAGACGGTTGAGCAGCTCGGGATTCTCGGTATCCATCAGACTCATAACGGAACGAAAAAGAACGCGACCGCCGGCATAACCGAGCCAGAGGCCGAAAACCAGCGCTATGGCGGGATCAAGCCAGCTGATTCCCGTGAAATGAACGGCAAGAAGACCTCCGGCTACGCCGAGAGTCGTGATAAAATCTGAAAGCAGATGATGACCATCGGCCTCGATTGCGGCGGATCGCTTCTTCTTACCCATGTGAATCAGCCACATGCCGAGAATGCCGTTCATGGAGCCGGCGCCGAAGTTAATCAGCAAGCCAAGACCCAGTCTTTTCAGTTCGATGCCGCGAATCAGATTTTCGATCGCTTCGTAGCTGATGAGTACTGCAGCGAGCGTAATCAGGCCGCCCTCAAAAAAAGAAGAGACATACTCGATCTTTCCATGACCATACGGATGATCGCGGTCGGCGGGTTTACGAGCATAAAGGACGGCAAACGATGCGAAGCTGCCCGCCAGAAGATTCACCAAGCTTTCGAGAGCATCAGATTTCAACGCCATCGAATTCGAGATATAAAAGGCCGCCAGTTTGAGAAGCAGGATCAAAAAGCCTGCGATAAGAGCGACGAATAATGGATAGACCCGGCTGAACATGCCCGAATAAAGAAGCGAAAGAATCCCCTTTGAGTCAAGTTTAAGAGCAGAAAGACGGCCTCACAGATATGTTTTTATTTGAAACAGATACCCGATCTCAAAAACCGGCATGTATGGGCCTTCTCAGCGTCGCCCCGATGATGGATTACACGGATCGGCATTACCGATTCTTTCTTCGACTGCTGTCGCGGCATACGACCCTGTACACTGAGATGGTTCCCGATACGGCCATTCGCTTCGGGAATCGACATAAGTTCCTGCGTTATGATCCGTGTGAGCATCCGGTCGTTTTGCAGCTGGGCGGATCGGATTCGGTGGCGCTGGCCGAATCTGCTGCCATCGGCGAAGAGTACGGCTACGACGCGATCAATCTGAATTGCGGATGCCCGAGCGAAAGGGTAGAGCACGGCAATTTCGGTGCATCCTTGATGACCGATCCCTTGCATGTACGGCGTATCGTTGAGGCCATGAATCAGGCCGTCTCTATTCCTGTAACGGTGAAGCATCGCATCGGTATTCGCGAGCGCAGCGGAGTCGGACGCGAAAGCTACGATGAACTAAAACAGTTCGTCTCGGCGTGCGTCGACGGCGGCGTGAGCCATTTCATCGTGCATGCGCGCATCGCCATTCTCGGAAAGCTTAACCCGGCGCAGAATCGAAGCATCCCGCCTTTACAGTATGATACCGTCTACCGGTTGAAGCAGGACTTTCCCGAGCTTTTCATCGAGATCAACGGCGGTATCCGTACGCTCGATGAGGCTGAGTTACATCTGAAACACGTGGACGGCGTCATGATCGGACGGGCGGCCTGCGATACTCCGTTTCTCTTCGCTGAGGCCGATCATAGGATCTACGGCACACAGAATCCCGAAACGGCCGAATCAGAAAAGGCCGTCGTGCGAGCCCTTCTGCCCTATCTGCATCGTCAGATGGACGAAGGTATTCCCGTTCATCACGTTCTGCGGCATGCGGCGAATCTTTTCTACGGGCGTCCTGGAGCACGTTTGTTTCGACGCCGTCTTGCCGAAGAGATTTTCATTCGCAGGGACTGGACGACCGCGACGATCGACGAGGCGATCGAAGAACTGCTCTCGTGCATACCGGACGATGCGGTCCCTTTGCGTGACGACGAGCAGTTAGCTTCTTCGTTCTTTACGCCGCCGGTCGATCGTTAACCAGATCGCGGCGAGAAGACTGCCGATCAGCGAATGTACGACGCTGGATACGGCAGGCGGCAGCGCAACAGCCGGATCGGCAAAATGGTTTCGCGCAAGCACGACGCCAAGTCCTGAATTCTGCATACCGACCTCGATAGAGATCGTGCGCGAACGCGTCTCGGCAATCTCACGCTGTTCTCTGTACAAGAGAAGAACAAGACGCGATAGCAGGTATCCGAAGCCGAAACCCGATACATGAAGAAGTATGGCAGACAGGATAACGATCGGGCCCGAAACGAGAAGTTCCGCCCTTCCCTGCCCGACGATCGATGCGACGATCAGAACGATCAGAATGACGGCAACGGGCGGACCGAACGGCTCGAGTCTCGCCGAAAGTTTCGGGAGCCGGCGCCCCAGAAGCAATCCGGCCAGAACGGGAAGGATAACGACCTGAAGCGTAGACATCAACAGTCCGGCCGCATCGACGGCAACGACGTCTTCAAGAAGCACTGAAGTGAGAAGCGGCGTGAGAAACACGGCCAGCAACGTCGATATGGCCGTCATCGTTACCGACAGGGCGACGTCGGCCTTCGCCAGGTAGGCGATTACGTTCGACGCCGTACCGCCCGGGCAAGCCGACACAAGCACAAGGCCGGCCGCAAGCGAATCTGGAAGACCGAGAAGCTTCGCTATGGCCCAGCCCGAAAAAGGCATCACCGTGTATTGTAAGAGGATTCCGACAAGAACGGGCACCGGCATCTGAAAAACACGCCGGAAGTCTTCGACGCGAAGCGAGAGGCCCATAAAGAGCATGATGCCGCCAAGGCCGATCGTTATCATCTCTCCGCGAAACCAGGCAAATGAAGGCGGATGATACAGCGAGACGGCCACGGCAAGTATAAGCCACAGCGGAAAAAGCAGAGAAAAGCGTGCCAGCATATCAGGCCGTATATTCGAAAGAATGGATCAGATGACCTTCGAACTGCTTCTCGACTCGAAAGAAATACTTCTGTGCCCGCTTTGAAAGCTTCTGAAACAAGGCATCGGTCAGCAGAATGCCTCGTTCGAAGCTGGATTTCTCGGCCATATGAGCCGTGAGATTGATGGCCTCGCTAATCAGCTCGCCGTGTTCCTTTGTATAGACGACCTGACCCGTATCCATAGCGTACAGCGCCGTCGGTCGTTCAATGTACATGCGACTCGATAGGTCGATCAGCGCAGTCTGCCCCTCAATAGCTGAGATGAATGCGTTTTGAGCATCTTCTTCTGCGAAGATGCAAATATTCGCGTTCGTCTTTCGAGTCCAGACCATGCCGCCATGAGCCGAAACGATGGCGCCCAGACGGTCCAGCATGAGATTCATATGGTTCTGCTTCGCCTCGTCGTCCATAATAATGGCCGATGGCGAACGAACCGAGCAATATTGAAAGATCAGTTTGTAGGATCGTCCCGGAATCAGATCAAGGCCGGCGCGTCCTCGTTCCTGGACCGTATCCATTTCGAGCACAAAACGCTGCAGATCGCCGTTGAACTTCTCATACTGCGCATACTTCGGTCCTTCGTTCAGAGCACGCTGCATATGCTGCCAGCGCGGAACCTCAAGAAGCGCCCTTGCCAGCACCTGCTTCAGATATCCGAGTTTGATGTTCTTTTTGGCGACGAAATCAAGCGCTCCGTTCTTCAACGACTCGACGATGACGCGTTCTTCGTCGCTTCGCGCTATGACGATGAACGGTCGCACCGGAGCGGTCAGCTCCTGCATGAACAGAAACGGCTGGTCGAGGCTGAAGAAATCGAGAATGATCAGATCGGGCGATACGTTCTGGATCAGAGAGCGACCCGATTCGGCATTCTCGGCATGCCTTATGTTCAAACCTGGAAAGATGGAGCTGAGAATACCCGCATAGACGTTTCGCGCCCCGACGTCGGAATCAACAATGAGTATATCCATGATTACAGCCGGATATTCCGGTACAGTCGAAGCTGACCGTACTGCCCATCCTCTGTAAAGAATTTTTTTGTCTCGGGAGAGGCGAGAAAGAACGCTGATTCCGAAACGAAGACGGCATTCGGTTCGCCGTGTTTCTGTTCGATATTGATGGTCTCGCTAATATCATCGCTCTGAATGCGCGCCGTATCAGAGGTATAGCGGGCCGTTCCGTAATGAATACCGATTCGCACTCTTAGATCGTTCTCGTAACGCAGCTCGTTCTGACTGATGTTGAACACGGGAAGCAGGGCGATTATTTTCAAAGCAGATCGAAGAGCGGCGCTTACGCCCTCCTCTTCGAGGTAGGCAGCCAGACCGCCATCGCCATGCCAGTACCAGAGGCGTCCGTTCTCGGCTTCTATTATCGAACGAATCCACAGGCGAAAGCTGCGCAGCGTATTCTCGATGTCGACCTTGAGATTCGTCTGCACAAGCTCGGAACTGCCTACGACATCGATGCTCATAAAGGCCAGGCGATACTCTTCGTCGTTTTTCAGATACCCCCAGTCGCCCGTCTTGCGCCCTTCCTGGGTCTGTACGAAACGTTGCAGCTCGGAATCAAAGCGGAAGCCGGCCTCTTCGAGGGCAAGCTGTAGCGGACGAAATCCTTTCAGCTCGATGATGCCGCCGCTTCCTCCGCGACCATTCAAATGGAAAAGGACGCTGCACAGGTGAACGATGCGTTCGCGATCATCGAAATACTCAACAAGGGCGTCAGCGGCCACTTTTCTTGGAATAACGATATGACCGCCAAAGCCGGTCACCTCTTCGAGGTTAAACGCCGGATCGGCCTCACGGCCGATATAGGAAATCTGTTGGGTGTTGAGGGTGATGGCGAGGAGCTCTTTCAGATGCCGCTTGATCTTCTTCATCGGAGCTCCTGTCTATTTTATCGAAACGGCGTGAGTATAAAAAAATTCCAGTTTTGTGGAGGCTATCGGGATCGAACCGATGACCTTCTGCGTGCAAGGCAGATGCTCTCCCAGCTGAGCTAAGCCCCCGAGTGGTGAGCCAGACTGCAGCCCCCCGGCCTGCCAGTAAAGTAAAAAATGCATTCAAGGGCCGCACGCCGGGGCTATCATAGAAAAATCTATGATTTGCGTCGGGAGTTGACGCACAGCACAATCTGACAGAAAAGGAGATGTGAAAACGGCACTGATCACGGGAATCAGCTCGGGAATCGGCTTCCACCTGTCGCTGCAGCTCGCGCGCGAAGGCTGGTCCGTTTTCGGCGTGGTGCGTAACAGAGAAAAACTCGATCACTCTCTCGCTGCCATCGAGGCGGAGCGACCCGAACGACTGCATGTTATCACAGCCGACATCGACCGGGCCGACGAGCTCTCTGCCGCTTTGAGAGATCTTCCGGCACCCGACGTCCTGATCAATAACGCCGGCTACGGCCTTTACGGTCCATTTGAAGAGCTGAGCGACGAGCAGCTGCGAGCTCAGTTTGAAACGAACTTCTTCTCTCCGTTACGGATCATCCGCCATTATCTGCCTGCGATGCGCGAACGGCAATCGGGCCGGATCGTTAACATCAGCTCCATCCTCGGGCAGATGGTTATACCGACCGGCTCGGCCTACTGTTCATCGAAATGGGCTCTTGAGGCCGCCTCCGAGGCGATGCGCTACGAACTTGCGCCTTTCGGCATAGAAGTCTGCCTGGTCGAACCGGGCCTCATCAAAACGAACTTCAAAGAGAACATGAAGTTAAACGCCACGCTTGAGGCCGAGCATTCTCCGTATCGTTTTCTCAATCGGCTGATCGGCCGCGAGATCAAACAGTATGGCCGCTTTGCAACCTCTCCTGAAAGCGCCGCCGACTCCATCGTCCGGCTTATGCGCAGGCGTCGACTGCCCGCCCGTTACAGAGTCGGCACCGATGCAGCGTTTTATAGCGCGCTAAAAAGCATTCTTCCCGGATCTTTTCTGGACGTTATCCAGAGATCCTACACAGAAAATCTGCATTCAAAGGATTGATCGATCCCATGGCTACGAAATCGGCAAAAAAGACAGAAACGAAAACGGCAAAAAAGGCGGCAAAGAAAGAGGTCGCTAAAAAGGCCACCGGCAAAGAGGCGAAACCTGCGGCGAAGAAGGCCGTAAAGTCGGCGGTCACAAAAAAAGCGGCTAAGAAAGAAATCGCGAAGAAGGAAGTAGCGAAGAAGTCCGTCATCGAAGCCGTCGCGAAAAAGGCGACGAAAAAGGCCGTCGAGCCGGCCGCCATTCGGTCCGGCGACGATATCGCCGCGCTGCTCGTTCGCGACCTTGCAAAGACGGGCTTCGACGCATCGGAGCGTGCGTTAGCCATATTCCCGGCCTTGCAGAAGCATCTCTCAATTCATAGCATCCTGTTTCTTTCGCGAAGCGATCGCAACTTCGCCGTCGAAGGCCTGCTCGACGAAGGCGGATGGCATACGGACGACTCCACAGTAGAAGGGCTTCAGGCCTCACTTTCAGGCCTTGAGCTTCCTGAATCGGCCGATACGGTGCGCGACATCGTGATTCACTCCGAAGGCCCGACAAAAGGGCTTTCTATTCCCGTTCAGCTGACGGATACGGAGCGTCTTTTCACGCTCTGGCTGTATGAGCGGGGCAACAATCCCGTTAAGAAAGACCTCGACCTGGCCGCCATCGTTCTGCCGGCGCTTGCCCTTGAATACCAGATACGCAGAACGACCGCCCTGCTCTCTCATGAACAATCGCGGCATGAAGCACGCATAGCCGAAATGCATACGCAGCTTGATGCGAAGCACAAAAAGAAACTTGATGATGCCCTTTATGCAAAAGACGCCGAGTTTCAAGAGCTTCGCGAAACGGCACATCGTATGCAGGCGGCCCACGACGAAACGGTCGCCTTACTACAAAGCGAGATATCGGCCCTCAACGAGCGGCACGAGCAGGAGCTTGCAAAGGCGAAAGAGACCGCCGCTGCCGAACAGGCCCGTGAAGCCGAGAAGCGTCTCTCCTCCTTACGAGAAGAACTGGAACTCGAGATTCAGGTTCGCGACGAAGAGATAGCAAGATCTCAGAAAAGGCATACCGAAGAGCTCGAACGGATTCAGACGGAGCTGCGCCATGAACGCGAAGAGCTTGCTCGCGAAAAGGAAAGCCTCGACACAGTGCGGCAGAAGCTCATCGACGATCATCAGAGCGAGCTGTCGACTCTGCGTTCGCAATTAGTCGAAGAGCGGGAGGCTGCTGTTCGCGACCTCGGTCAGCGGCTTGAATCCGCGCAGAGCGAGCTTGCGGCAGAAAAGAAGCGGCATGAGGCGGCGATCACCGAACAGCGAAGCACGCTGGAATCGGCGAAAGAGGATGCCGTCCGAGCACTTCGCGAAGAGCTGAGCCTTGAAATCCAGCTGCGCGACGAAGAAATCGCAGATCTCAAGAAGAAGGCTGCCGATGAGCTACAGACGCTGAAAAACGACCATGCGTCGCAACTCTCGCAACTGAACGACCGACATCGACACGAAAAGGAAGAGCAGACACGAACGGCAGAGCAGGCACTGCAGCAGTCCGAAGAACGACGCCAGCGCGAGCTTGCCGAAGAGCGTCAGAAGCTCGAAGAGAAGCGTGAGTCCGAGGTGAAGGCGCTTCGCGAAGAACTGACCCTTGAGATCCAGCTACGCGATGAAGAGATCAAGAAGATTAAATCTCTCTCTGAAAGCGGAACAAAGGAACTGCTCAATAAAATCGACGAACAGAAGCAATCCTACGAAGAGCGCATTCGATCGCTGACAGCAGAATATGAAGCGGCTTCATCACGGGCGAATAACGAACATGCCGTCGCCATCGAAGGCCTCAAGAAGAAACACGCAGAAGAGAATGCGGCAACGCAGACGGCAAGGCAGAAGGAGCTGGCCGAGCTTGAAGAAAAACGCAGAGCCGATCTTGCCGACCTCAAGGCCGAGCATGAGCTCGTTGTTGAAGCGTTGAACCAGGAACATCGACGCGATGTCGCAAAGCTCGAACAGTCTATTCAAGAGCTGCATGAGCAGGCCGAGCGAAAGGCCGAGATGGTCGCTGAGGAGAAAAAACGAGTCGAAGAGGCGCATCGTTCGCTGATCGACGGCCTTCAGGGCGAGATACGAAACCGCGAAGAACAGATGCAACAGCAGAAGGAACGCGGCATCAAGCTTCAGGAGTCCTATGAGGCCGCATTACAGACGCTGGAACGCGAACGCGAGGAATTCCAGAAGCAACGCGAGCATCTCAACGAACGCATCGCTCGCATCGAAGAAGAAAGTCTGCTCGTGTCAGAAGAATTGAACGCAACGATTCGCGAGCGTGAAAAAACGCTCCAGGCGACCGAACAGCTCCTGACCGAGGCGTCACAGCGTATCGACACACTTGAAAAACTGAAGCAAGAGCATACAGGCCACATCGATACTCTGGAGAAAGAGGCGCGGCAGAACGAAAACCGCATCATCGAGCTTGATCGAAATCTTGAAAAAGAGAAAGAAGAGCGACGCACAGAGAAGGAGCGCCTGCTTTCCGATGCCGCTGCGAAAGCAGCCGAATGGCGCGGACTTCAGGAAGAACTGCAGCAGCAGCTCTCTCAGAAGAACGCCGAAATCTCTCATCGAAACGATACGATTCAAAAGCTCGAACAGCAGCTCAGTAGAGAGACGCAAAGAGCCCATCAACTTGAAAACGATCTCGAAGAGGCGCGCAGCCGCCACAACGAACTCATCGAGCAGATCGAATCGATTCATCAGGGCCTTGCCGACGCTCAGGCAGAGAACAAGGAGCTCCAGGATCTCATCCGTTCGAAAAACGAAGAGATACGAAACTTCCATATGGAAGAGCAGAAGCTCAAGCGCTCTCTACAGGCGGCGGAAGCCCTTCAGGCCGATCTTGAAGTGAACATTGAAAAGCAGAAGCTTTCTCTTCGCGAAAAAGACGAACTCTTTCATCAAAAGCAGGAAGAGATCGGCGCTCTTGGCGAGAAAATACAGACTCTGCAGCAGGAGATCGAGAACTATCTTGGAGTCATTCAGCAAAAGAAAGATACCATCGACGGACTGCGCGCAGAACTGGAACAGGCGCGCGTCCAGGTAAAGAACTCGCGCAAAGAAGGCCATCTCATGGCCGAGGCATCGCGAGCGCTTTCCCGCCAGGAGAGCTTCGAAGATAAAATCGACTATCTTAAAGAGAACGTGCTACGTGAAATCAACATAGATCGGATCATCTTCTACTCTATCGACGAGAACGATGATCTTGTTCCGACCTACTGCTCGCCGTCTCTGGATTTCGCCGCCACGCGCTTGCGCCTCGGTGATACGTATTTCGGTCAGGCCCTTGCGTCGCAGAAACCGGTCATTCTGAATAAGAAGGAAGGCGAGCTACCCTGTGATCTGCCCGCACCCGAAGCGCTGCGCTTTGTAGACGATGACGCTACTCACTTCAGCCGATATCAGGAAATGTTCGCCTCGTCAAAAGACGGCATTGAATCGACGATCGTGCTTCCTCTTGTGCTTGGCTCGCATACGGAGGGCATTCTCGCTCTGACGACGCAGCAGCACATCTCGGCGGAGCGCACCGACATGGCGCTGCTCGAACATCTTCTGCCCTTTGTCGCCGCCGCCTATCATGACGAAAAGGATCGTCGCGCCGTGCAAACGCTCGCCCTCGCCAACGAA
This region of Leptonema illini DSM 21528 genomic DNA includes:
- a CDS encoding glycogen/starch/alpha-glucan phosphorylase, whose protein sequence is MTYRFSPSDLKIAPDHSKLHELISRQSNEDRDSLIRHFAHHLEYSVGKYTHNTTDTDIYLALAFTLRDYLIDRWNETQEHYRKEKAKKIYYLSMEFLIGQMLKSNLVNLNAYDLASEALAEFGYDLDHICAQEPDAGLGNGGLGRLAACFLDSMSSLDLPSSGCGLLYNFGIFRQRIVNGNQVEAPDNWLDIANPWVISRSDLIYPVGFGGYVEEYTDHKGNIRKRWLPGDQVLARAHDILMPGYRTRTVNNLRLWKAEATEDFDFKYFNHGDYIRAVEDKVFSENITHVLYPNENVTQGRELRLKQEYFLVSATIRDALREFFEQGPKSHDEMPDRIFFQLNDTHPALAVVELLRILVDEHNLEFHHAWGLVQRCFAYTNHTVMPEALERWSVDLLASLLPRHLDLIYQLNYYFIEELRQKGEPEDVIAKLSLIEEGADKRARMANLAIIGSTKVNGVSAIHTDIIKRTIFADFNRLYPGKLINKTNGITFRRWLIAANPELTALINDSIGLRWLLDQSRLRDLEKVAEDAAFQEDFQKIRQYNKSKLVKIIHHTTGVVVDPESMFDVQIKRIHEYKRQLLNVLRIIGDYQFLKDNREAEYTPRTFIFAGKAAPGYHRAKLIIKLIHSVGEKINNDRDVRDRMKVVFLPNYSVSLAERIFPASDLSEQISTAGTEASGTGNMKFMLNGSLTVGTLDGANIEMREEAGDENFYIFGNTVEKLDVIRPNYDPVAIYEKDPLIHAVLSSIHQNYFNPLSPGLFQELFHVLTYGGDHYFHLADFQDYRRIQGLISRDFRDRKAWLRKAIFNIARSGKFSSDRTIDEYAKEIWGIKPVKPAPGGSILFGPPLRE
- a CDS encoding cation diffusion facilitator family transporter produces the protein MFSRVYPLFVALIAGFLILLLKLAAFYISNSMALKSDALESLVNLLAGSFASFAVLYARKPADRDHPYGHGKIEYVSSFFEGGLITLAAVLISYEAIENLIRGIELKRLGLGLLINFGAGSMNGILGMWLIHMGKKKRSAAIEADGHHLLSDFITTLGVAGGLLAVHFTGISWLDPAIALVFGLWLGYAGGRVLFRSVMSLMDTENPELLNRLVSAMNSVGDSNVLAVHALRTMHLGDYTHVDIHIVLPEVYDIGRANEIVHAFEHNVLSEAGMRGEFHSHVDPCKRQYCSHCSVEQCPIRQEPRTEKRPDFVVETAVSWPDGHLRRVLEV
- the dusA gene encoding tRNA dihydrouridine(20/20a) synthase DusA; the encoded protein is MGLLSVAPMMDYTDRHYRFFLRLLSRHTTLYTEMVPDTAIRFGNRHKFLRYDPCEHPVVLQLGGSDSVALAESAAIGEEYGYDAINLNCGCPSERVEHGNFGASLMTDPLHVRRIVEAMNQAVSIPVTVKHRIGIRERSGVGRESYDELKQFVSACVDGGVSHFIVHARIAILGKLNPAQNRSIPPLQYDTVYRLKQDFPELFIEINGGIRTLDEAELHLKHVDGVMIGRAACDTPFLFAEADHRIYGTQNPETAESEKAVVRALLPYLHRQMDEGIPVHHVLRHAANLFYGRPGARLFRRRLAEEIFIRRDWTTATIDEAIEELLSCIPDDAVPLRDDEQLASSFFTPPVDR
- a CDS encoding bile acid:sodium symporter family protein, whose translation is MLARFSLLFPLWLILAVAVSLYHPPSFAWFRGEMITIGLGGIMLFMGLSLRVEDFRRVFQMPVPVLVGILLQYTVMPFSGWAIAKLLGLPDSLAAGLVLVSACPGGTASNVIAYLAKADVALSVTMTAISTLLAVFLTPLLTSVLLEDVVAVDAAGLLMSTLQVVILPVLAGLLLGRRLPKLSARLEPFGPPVAVILIVLIVASIVGQGRAELLVSGPIVILSAILLHVSGFGFGYLLSRLVLLLYREQREIAETRSRTISIEVGMQNSGLGVVLARNHFADPAVALPPAVSSVVHSLIGSLLAAIWLTIDRRRKERRS
- a CDS encoding response regulator, producing MDILIVDSDVGARNVYAGILSSIFPGLNIRHAENAESGRSLIQNVSPDLIILDFFSLDQPFLFMQELTAPVRPFIVIARSDEERVIVESLKNGALDFVAKKNIKLGYLKQVLARALLEVPRWQHMQRALNEGPKYAQYEKFNGDLQRFVLEMDTVQERGRAGLDLIPGRSYKLIFQYCSVRSPSAIIMDDEAKQNHMNLMLDRLGAIVSAHGGMVWTRKTNANICIFAEEDAQNAFISAIEGQTALIDLSSRMYIERPTALYAMDTGQVVYTKEHGELISEAINLTAHMAEKSSFERGILLTDALFQKLSKRAQKYFFRVEKQFEGHLIHSFEYTA
- a CDS encoding adenylate/guanylate cyclase domain-containing protein, which encodes MKKIKRHLKELLAITLNTQQISYIGREADPAFNLEEVTGFGGHIVIPRKVAADALVEYFDDRERIVHLCSVLFHLNGRGGSGGIIELKGFRPLQLALEEAGFRFDSELQRFVQTQEGRKTGDWGYLKNDEEYRLAFMSIDVVGSSELVQTNLKVDIENTLRSFRLWIRSIIEAENGRLWYWHGDGGLAAYLEEEGVSAALRSALKIIALLPVFNISQNELRYENDLRVRIGIHYGTARYTSDTARIQSDDISETINIEQKHGEPNAVFVSESAFFLASPETKKFFTEDGQYGQLRLYRNIRL
- a CDS encoding SDR family oxidoreductase → MKTALITGISSGIGFHLSLQLAREGWSVFGVVRNREKLDHSLAAIEAERPERLHVITADIDRADELSAALRDLPAPDVLINNAGYGLYGPFEELSDEQLRAQFETNFFSPLRIIRHYLPAMRERQSGRIVNISSILGQMVIPTGSAYCSSKWALEAASEAMRYELAPFGIEVCLVEPGLIKTNFKENMKLNATLEAEHSPYRFLNRLIGREIKQYGRFATSPESAADSIVRLMRRRRLPARYRVGTDAAFYSALKSILPGSFLDVIQRSYTENLHSKD